The Acidobacteriota bacterium genome includes a region encoding these proteins:
- a CDS encoding aldehyde dehydrogenase family protein: protein MREALQFYINGEWVDPVTPKTMDVIDPSTEEAIGRISLGSAADVDKAVAAARAAFESFSQTSQEERVELLGRIVAGYQARIGEMAETISMEMGAPAWLAKAAQAPSGLGHFAGALNVLKGYDFTETRGTTNIVKEPVGVCGLITPWNWPINQIACKVAPALAAGCTMVLKPSEVAPLNAILLAEILHDAGVPPGVFNLINGEGPEVGAAMSAHPGIDMMSFTGSTRAGRAVAKAAADSIKRVSQELGGKSPNIVLEDADIDKAVKAGTRQCFLNSGQSCNAPTRMLVPAASHARALEVAKAAAEATAVGPPGQEGVAIGPVVSKVQYDKIQGLIAKGIEEGAELVTGGTDRPEGLDSGYYVRPTVFGGVSNDMTIAREEIFGPVLSILPYETEEEAIQVANDTVYGLSSYVQSGDLDHARNVASRIRAGNVHINGAPADFGAPFGGYKQSGNGREWGDFGFEEFLEVKAVMGALPKAS from the coding sequence ATGAGGGAAGCGCTGCAGTTCTACATCAACGGTGAATGGGTCGACCCGGTGACCCCGAAGACGATGGACGTCATCGATCCGTCGACGGAAGAAGCGATCGGCCGGATCAGCCTCGGCAGCGCGGCCGACGTCGACAAGGCCGTAGCCGCGGCGCGGGCCGCCTTCGAGTCCTTCTCGCAAACCAGCCAGGAAGAGCGCGTCGAACTCCTGGGCCGGATCGTCGCGGGCTACCAGGCCCGGATCGGCGAGATGGCGGAGACGATCTCGATGGAGATGGGCGCCCCGGCCTGGCTCGCCAAGGCCGCGCAGGCTCCGTCCGGCCTCGGCCACTTCGCCGGCGCCCTGAACGTGCTGAAAGGCTACGACTTCACAGAAACCCGCGGCACAACGAACATCGTCAAGGAACCGGTCGGCGTCTGCGGCCTGATCACGCCCTGGAACTGGCCGATCAACCAGATCGCCTGCAAGGTCGCTCCGGCGCTCGCCGCGGGCTGCACGATGGTCCTGAAGCCGAGCGAGGTGGCGCCGCTCAACGCGATCCTCCTCGCAGAGATCCTCCACGACGCAGGCGTGCCGCCGGGCGTCTTCAACCTGATCAATGGCGAAGGACCCGAGGTCGGAGCCGCGATGTCGGCCCACCCCGGCATCGACATGATGTCCTTCACTGGCTCCACCCGGGCCGGCCGCGCGGTCGCCAAGGCCGCCGCCGACTCGATCAAGCGGGTCTCGCAGGAGCTCGGCGGCAAGTCACCGAACATCGTCCTCGAGGACGCGGACATCGACAAGGCAGTCAAGGCCGGCACGCGGCAGTGCTTCCTGAACAGCGGCCAGTCATGCAACGCGCCAACGCGGATGCTGGTGCCGGCCGCATCGCACGCCCGAGCCCTCGAGGTCGCCAAGGCCGCCGCCGAGGCGACCGCCGTCGGCCCTCCGGGCCAGGAAGGCGTCGCCATCGGTCCGGTCGTCAGCAAGGTCCAGTACGACAAGATCCAGGGCCTGATCGCCAAGGGCATCGAGGAAGGCGCCGAGCTCGTCACCGGCGGCACCGACCGCCCCGAGGGCCTGGACAGCGGCTACTACGTCCGCCCCACCGTGTTCGGCGGCGTCAGCAACGACATGACGATCGCCCGCGAGGAGATCTTCGGCCCCGTGCTCTCCATCCTCCCTTACGAAACGGAGGAGGAAGCGATCCAGGTGGCCAACGACACCGTCTACGGCCTGTCGAGCTACGTCCAGTCCGGCGACCTCGACCACGCCCGCAACGTGGCCTCCCGCATCCGAGCCGGCAACGTCCACATCAACGGCGCCCCCGCCGACTTCGGAGCCCCCTTCGGCGGCTACAAGCAGTCCGGTAACGGCCGCGAGTGGGGCGACTTCGGCTTCGAGGAGTTCCTGGAGGTCAAGGCCGTGATGGGAGCGCTCCCGAAGGCGAGCTAG
- the hemG gene encoding protoporphyrinogen oxidase, producing MSEPPAAGRLVVVGGGPSGLAAAWKASAEVDRAGASPEIVVLEAEDQVGGKARTEQAGDFLIETGPQGFLDDQPVVREMIAACGLKNEVLAPEPAANRRYIYRGGRLRELSRSPAAFVRSGLLGPTGLARMAMEPLVPARRTGADRTEGAGSMSIGAATDDESLFDFAARRMGRQAARRLISPVVLGIFAGDARKLSAAAAFPRLVAMEEAYGSLFKAMRAGRRRGGPPPGHRTLRRGVQALPHAVEALPGIEIRCNRRANAIKRRGDRFTVTSSGGEVTADAVVVAADLPSAADLVDGVSATAADELRRIESPPMAIVHTAFDAAAAGHLEPAYGFLVARGEGIRMLGCQFETATFRGRSPDGTFLTRSMFGGGVDPEAADLDDDALIDLTRLELRRTVGIDAAPTYTSVARWPHAIPQYAPGHPQRVARIEAALEPTEGFYLAGNALYGIGLSRAIAVGAKCGERAARHVLSQ from the coding sequence TTGAGCGAACCGCCGGCGGCCGGCCGTCTGGTTGTCGTCGGCGGCGGGCCTTCCGGACTTGCCGCCGCGTGGAAGGCGTCTGCTGAGGTGGATCGCGCGGGAGCTTCCCCGGAGATCGTCGTACTCGAGGCGGAGGATCAGGTCGGCGGCAAGGCCCGGACAGAGCAGGCCGGCGACTTCCTGATCGAGACCGGTCCGCAGGGCTTCCTCGACGATCAGCCGGTCGTGCGGGAGATGATCGCGGCCTGCGGTCTCAAGAACGAGGTGCTGGCGCCGGAACCGGCGGCAAATCGCCGTTACATCTATCGGGGCGGCAGGTTGCGGGAGCTGTCGCGCAGTCCGGCCGCCTTCGTCCGCAGCGGTCTGCTGGGGCCGACCGGCCTGGCGCGCATGGCGATGGAGCCCCTCGTACCGGCCCGACGTACCGGTGCGGATCGCACCGAGGGCGCGGGCTCGATGAGCATCGGCGCCGCCACAGACGACGAGTCGCTCTTCGACTTCGCTGCCCGCCGCATGGGTCGGCAGGCGGCCCGGCGCCTGATCTCGCCCGTCGTTCTAGGCATCTTCGCCGGCGACGCGCGGAAGCTCTCGGCCGCGGCCGCGTTCCCGCGCCTCGTCGCGATGGAAGAAGCCTACGGCTCGCTGTTCAAGGCGATGCGCGCCGGCCGACGGCGCGGCGGTCCTCCTCCCGGGCACCGGACTCTTCGGCGCGGCGTCCAGGCGCTGCCGCACGCCGTCGAAGCCCTGCCGGGGATCGAAATACGCTGCAACCGGCGCGCGAACGCGATCAAGCGGCGCGGTGACCGCTTCACGGTCACTTCCTCCGGCGGCGAAGTCACGGCCGATGCGGTCGTCGTCGCGGCCGACCTGCCCTCGGCGGCCGATCTGGTCGACGGCGTCTCGGCAACGGCCGCGGACGAACTCCGGCGGATCGAGTCGCCCCCGATGGCGATCGTCCACACGGCCTTCGACGCCGCGGCCGCGGGTCATCTGGAGCCGGCCTACGGCTTCCTCGTCGCCCGCGGCGAGGGCATTCGCATGCTTGGCTGCCAGTTCGAGACCGCGACGTTTCGCGGCCGCAGCCCGGATGGCACGTTCCTGACCCGCTCGATGTTCGGCGGCGGCGTCGATCCGGAGGCAGCCGACCTCGACGACGACGCGCTGATCGACCTGACCCGCCTCGAGCTACGTCGGACAGTCGGCATCGACGCCGCACCGACCTACACGAGCGTTGCCCGATGGCCACACGCCATCCCCCAGTACGCTCCAGGCCACCCGCAACGCGTGGCAAGGATCGAGGCCGCCCTGGAGCCGACCGAGGGCTTTTACCTCGCCGGCAACGCGCTCTACGGCATCGGCCTGAGCCGGGCAATCGCCGTCGGTGCCAAGTGCGGCGAACGTGCGGCACGCCACGTGCTCAGCCAGTAG